The sequence TAGTCGGGTCTGGATTGCTAGCGATGCCTGGTCCACAGCACGCTTCTTAATGAAGATGAAAGACATTAACAAAGTGGGAGACATATTTGGTTTTACTTTCATCACTGGGGACATTCCTGGTTTTAAAGACTACGTGCGGAACATTAGACCAAGTCCAGGGGCGAGGAATGATTTCATCACTGAGTATAAACAAATGCGGTCAAACTGCGCTCAGGGTCAGGAATCACAGAacccattttttttgtattgcaaCAATACAGATGATAGTTTCCTTCTTCAGACTGTGGATCTGACAGAGGCTTTCAGTCAGAGAGTGGCAGTCTATGCCATTGCTAATGCGATCAAGAAGCTTTTAAAATGTGATGACACTTCCTGTTCTGAAGACACCAACTTCCTGCCTTGGAAGGTAATAGTCAAAAATATAATCTTTAAATATTCTAAACATTGTTGCTTATGTTTTaggaataatttcttttttatgtgtACAGCTTATAAGCATTCTTCGTAACATGAACTTCACTGTGGACGACCAGACATACTTCTTTAATAAAAACGGTGATTTTGAAAATGGTTATGATCTTATCATGTGGAAGAAGGATGGTGATGAAAGAATACTTGATGTTGTGGGGAAATACCTTATAAGCAATAACAACGTTGATGTCTATGAGCAAAAAGTCTCATGGTTTAACAATACGGTGAGAGAAAAATAATTGCTATTTCTTTTGCAAACATTATAAATAAGTATACAGCATTAGAATGTTTATAATTAGCACAAATACACGTTAAGGATTGGATTTTAACAAAGGTACACCTCTCTCATCATATCGAGGTTCCTGAATCAAGGTGTTCAAAGAAGTGCCCAAACGGCACACACAagaacatattaaatataacatGCTGCTATACCTGTATCAGCTGTGCTGCTGGAGAATATTCAGACCAGGAGGGTGAGTACAATTAAAAGTGTATTAATCCTAAATTAAAGGACATTCAAATCTGATAACACTTTAAGGTTGGCAGTTTATAACTTCAATAAATGCTATGAAACaattttctttgtatttctACGGAGGTGGCCTAAGCTTAGCTTGCCCAAAAGAGACATCTCTTGTACATCCTTGACATCCCTTTCCTTGTAAACAACAGTAACTGAACAGAGCTAAGCTATATATCATGCACTGAATTATATCTAATACCTCAGTCCAACTAATCAAATTTATGTCAAAATCACAAAATAAGGCAAGGACTACAGTCAACTCTCATCAAAAGTTTGGTTTTATCAGGTTTTGATTATCAAAGATCTGTcattttggagatgatctgactCTGACCAttaagtcactcagatccttacacttgaccatttttcctgtgtccaacacatcaactttgagaaccaACTGTTAACTTATTGCCTGATATATCCAATTTAACAAGATAATTTATGTTATGCACAAAACCTGTTAGTAGTTTTAATGTGATGGTTGATTGGTGTTATATGATAGATGATAAAGCGGTTCTTCCAAAATAAGCTCATCTCAGTCTGAATTATGCTGCATTTATAATTTTGATGTTATCCTTTTTCTCCACACAGATCAAGCAACCTGTACAAAATGTCTGAATGGAACATCTCGTCCAGGATCATCAAAATGTGTTGAATGGACAGTGGGGATTTTGGAGTGGTCAGCATCACATTCTATTGTGGTTCTAATTGCAACAGCAATAGGAATTATACTATTAGTAGCCTcaattatatttttcattaaatacagagaacacagtaTAGTAAGGGAGATCTTCATATTGTTGTGCATTATGCATGTAGGCCTAGTTGTAAGTTTTGGAAGTGTAATAGCTTTTTTAGGCAATCCAAGCCCCCATCAGTGCATGTTACAACAGGCAATGTATGGTCTTGGCTTCACTCTTACTGTGGCATGCATTCTGGTTAAGGCGTTTGGCTCGTTCATAGCCTTCCTGTCCTATGACCCAAATAGACAGCGTTACTTAAGCAGGTTTAATAGGGCTTTTGTTAACATAGCCATGATCACTGCTGTTCAAGGTCTCATTTGCCTCTTCTGGTTTATATTTGATCCTGCTTTCGTTAACAAAATACCATCTTCAGATAATCCAGTTGTTATGCACCATCTTTGTACTTATGGGTCTAAGATTGCTGGCTTTGCTATGATGCATATATACATTGCTGTCCTAGCTGTGTTATGTTTCATGTTCGCCTTCAAAGGGAGAGCAAATGAGAATGAGCCTATAGTCTTCAGCATGctctttcatttgtttgtctGGCTTTGTTTTATTCCATTCTTTTTCTCCATGGTGAAAAATTGGCCCATTTTACAGCTCTCTGCCATTATGGTCTCCAACTACACAATCATAATCTGTCACTTCTGCCCAAAATGGTACAGGATCACTTTTAGAAATTAGGAAGAAGAAAACCCATTTTCACCCTAGTAGTATTGTGGTAAATGATATTTTCATGCAGGTATCtagtaaattataaaaaatagcTATAGGGCAAGAAAAACAATGTTTCCCAAAGATTATATCATTGGAAGGATTTGGGCTCAATTAGA comes from Hemibagrus wyckioides isolate EC202008001 linkage group LG25, SWU_Hwy_1.0, whole genome shotgun sequence and encodes:
- the LOC131345677 gene encoding G-protein coupled receptor family C group 6 member A-like, with product MPSVSHLCLYVLGVVMVGSVAYCDFIESHFGAYMPGDIVLGIVGSVHSKVQDLENRTIPGLYTCADFDQIPFMTTLVAVHTIEEINNSSFLPGIKLGYLLCDACVYGTKALDCVERMLAVNGPPTLLSDYSNFTSPIKALLGETYSELSIPIAKLLSLYMIPQISCTSTAPALSDKLRYASFFRVVPSDLYQTKALAKLMSHYSWNWIGVVTLDDEYGRAVLENFVQDAQKEQVCLHYQKILPNYLGSSDIEEKIINVADQIESSNATVVLLILRPEHVQMIFQEMIKRNVSRVWIASDAWSTARFLMKMKDINKVGDIFGFTFITGDIPGFKDYVRNIRPSPGARNDFITEYKQMRSNCAQGQESQNPFFLYCNNTDDSFLLQTVDLTEAFSQRVAVYAIANAIKKLLKCDDTSCSEDTNFLPWKLISILRNMNFTVDDQTYFFNKNGDFENGYDLIMWKKDGDERILDVVGKYLISNNNVDVYEQKVSWFNNTVPESRCSKKCPNGTHKNILNITCCYTCISCAAGEYSDQEDQATCTKCLNGTSRPGSSKCVEWTVGILEWSASHSIVVLIATAIGIILLVASIIFFIKYREHSIVREIFILLCIMHVGLVVSFGSVIAFLGNPSPHQCMLQQAMYGLGFTLTVACILVKAFGSFIAFLSYDPNRQRYLSRFNRAFVNIAMITAVQGLICLFWFIFDPAFVNKIPSSDNPVVMHHLCTYGSKIAGFAMMHIYIAVLAVLCFMFAFKGRANENEPIVFSMLFHLFVWLCFIPFFFSMVKNWPILQLSAIMVSNYTIIICHFCPKWYRITFRN